A region of Bradyrhizobium sp. SZCCHNS1050 DNA encodes the following proteins:
- a CDS encoding amidohydrolase family protein translates to MAHDAPQATGPSKLVIRNIGLMLSGALERPILDADTIVAENGKITGIGRFKDVDTEGATTIVDAHGTTVAPGLIDSHVHPVAGDWTPRQNQTNWIDSYLHGGVTTMISAGEVHMPGRPRDVVGLKAMAIFAQRAFWTLRPGGVKVHAGAPVIECEMVEDDFKELAAAGVKLLGEVGLGGVKDGPTARKMVGWARKYGIQSTIHTGGPSIPGSGLIDKDVVLEAGTDVIGHINGGHTALPDDQIRCICEGCKAGLELVHNGNERSALFTLRTAREMNELNRVILGTDAPAGSGVQPLGILRMVSLLSSLGDVPAEIAFCFATGNTARMRELDCGLIEVGRSADFVIMDKAQHSPATTLLDSVQLGDLPGIGMTIIDGIVRTQRSRNTPPATKIPEIVAK, encoded by the coding sequence ATGGCCCATGACGCGCCGCAAGCAACCGGTCCCAGCAAGCTGGTCATCCGCAACATCGGCCTGATGCTGTCCGGCGCACTGGAACGGCCCATCCTGGACGCCGACACGATCGTCGCCGAGAACGGCAAGATCACGGGCATCGGCCGCTTCAAGGACGTCGACACCGAAGGCGCGACGACCATCGTCGATGCCCATGGCACGACGGTGGCGCCAGGCCTGATCGACAGCCATGTTCATCCGGTCGCCGGCGACTGGACGCCGCGGCAGAACCAGACCAACTGGATCGACTCCTATCTGCATGGTGGCGTCACCACGATGATCTCCGCCGGCGAGGTGCACATGCCCGGTCGCCCGCGCGACGTGGTCGGCCTGAAGGCGATGGCGATCTTCGCGCAGCGCGCATTCTGGACGCTCCGCCCCGGCGGTGTGAAGGTGCATGCCGGCGCGCCGGTGATCGAATGCGAGATGGTCGAGGACGATTTCAAGGAGCTCGCGGCGGCCGGCGTCAAGCTGCTCGGCGAGGTCGGCCTCGGCGGCGTCAAGGACGGCCCGACCGCGCGCAAGATGGTCGGCTGGGCGCGCAAATACGGCATCCAGAGCACCATTCACACCGGCGGTCCGTCGATTCCCGGCTCCGGCCTGATCGACAAGGACGTCGTGCTGGAGGCCGGCACCGACGTCATCGGACACATCAATGGCGGCCACACCGCCCTGCCCGACGACCAGATCCGCTGCATCTGCGAGGGCTGCAAGGCTGGGCTCGAGCTGGTGCACAACGGCAATGAGCGCTCGGCGCTGTTCACCTTGCGCACCGCGCGCGAGATGAACGAACTCAACCGCGTGATCCTCGGCACCGACGCGCCGGCCGGCTCCGGCGTGCAGCCGCTCGGCATCCTGCGCATGGTGTCGCTACTGTCCTCGCTCGGCGACGTCCCCGCCGAGATCGCGTTCTGCTTCGCTACCGGCAACACAGCGCGGATGCGCGAGCTCGACTGCGGCCTGATTGAGGTCGGCCGCTCCGCCGACTTCGTCATCATGGACAAGGCGCAGCACTCGCCGGCCACGACCTTGCTCGACAGCGTCCAGCTCGGCGATCTCCCGGGTATCGGCATGACCATCATCGACGGCATCGTCCGCACCCAGCGCAGCCGCAACACGCCGCCGGCCACGAAGATCCCGGAGATCGTGGCGAAGTAA
- a CDS encoding amino acid synthesis family protein — protein sequence MSAVIRKIVTVVEEVHQEMGRSVSPPTRRAAAVAVIENPFAGRYVEDLSPLIAIGEELGEMLAKRAVAALGIEGPAAHSYGKAAAVGSDGELEHAAAILHPKMGAPVRKVLGKGAALIPSSKKRGGVGCTLDIPLGHKDAAFVRSHFDGMEVQINDAPRANEIMVALAVTDSGRPLPRVGGLTVAEIKGEDGLR from the coding sequence ATGAGCGCCGTCATCAGAAAGATCGTGACCGTGGTCGAGGAAGTCCATCAGGAGATGGGCCGGTCCGTCTCGCCGCCGACGCGGCGGGCTGCGGCAGTGGCGGTGATCGAGAATCCGTTTGCCGGCCGCTATGTCGAGGACCTGTCGCCTCTGATTGCGATCGGCGAGGAGCTGGGCGAGATGCTGGCCAAGCGCGCCGTGGCCGCGCTCGGCATCGAAGGGCCGGCCGCGCACAGCTACGGCAAGGCGGCCGCCGTCGGCAGCGACGGCGAGCTGGAGCATGCGGCCGCGATCCTGCATCCGAAAATGGGCGCGCCGGTGCGCAAGGTACTCGGCAAGGGCGCGGCGCTGATCCCGTCGTCGAAGAAGCGCGGCGGCGTCGGCTGCACGCTCGACATTCCGCTCGGCCATAAAGATGCGGCCTTCGTGCGCAGTCATTTCGATGGCATGGAGGTGCAGATCAACGACGCGCCGCGCGCCAATGAGATCATGGTCGCGCTCGCGGTCACCGACAGCGGCCGTCCGCTGCCGCGCGTCGGCGGGCTCACGGTCGCCGAGATCAAGGGCGAGGACGGTCTACGGTAA
- a CDS encoding 6-hydroxynicotinate reductase, whose amino-acid sequence MVTETASDGAGDKIRCDACPVMCYIKPGAAGACDRYANQDGVLVRVDPHILLERTVSHGGKLVPFQASGDWDGKIVHQPELFVTAIGAGTTYPDYKPAPFIVSSVVDGVDMVTVVTEGIFSYCGVKVKIDTDRYLGPEAATVRVDGEAVGHVTTSEYGSQMLSLGGVHHLTGGSKKEGRVTCDALMDLSNRKAVELVVDGGSSVIVQAGQPPIVNGVKEERMRVGCGSATIGMFAKQWQGKVDEVVVVDDHITGVLSEHQAGKLLDIPATGIKMKGRRSTPGRYFQVAQPGTGWGGTDISDPLSILGPFDPKTAKPGTTLLMVSTTGEHAGYYVLDETLRPVQREMPPELQFSVERIQENCEPALCTVLFMAGAGGSLRAGVTDNPVRLTRSVKDTLTRVTSGGAPVYVWPGGGITYMVDVTQMPAGAFGYVPTPAIVAPIEFTLRLSDYAALGGHMDYVQPLASLKDVSKDIRQLPWPRPGA is encoded by the coding sequence ATGGTGACTGAGACGGCGAGCGACGGTGCAGGGGACAAGATCCGCTGCGATGCCTGCCCGGTGATGTGCTACATCAAGCCGGGCGCGGCAGGCGCCTGCGACCGCTATGCCAATCAGGACGGTGTGCTGGTGCGCGTCGATCCGCATATCCTGCTGGAGCGCACGGTGTCGCATGGCGGCAAGCTGGTGCCGTTCCAGGCGAGCGGCGACTGGGACGGCAAGATCGTGCATCAGCCGGAGCTGTTCGTCACCGCGATCGGCGCCGGCACCACTTATCCCGACTACAAGCCGGCGCCGTTCATCGTGTCATCGGTCGTCGATGGCGTCGACATGGTCACGGTCGTGACCGAGGGCATCTTCAGCTATTGCGGCGTCAAGGTGAAGATCGACACCGACCGCTATCTCGGCCCGGAAGCGGCGACGGTGCGCGTCGACGGCGAAGCGGTCGGTCACGTCACGACCAGCGAATACGGCTCGCAGATGCTGTCGCTCGGCGGCGTGCATCATCTCACGGGCGGCTCCAAGAAGGAGGGGCGTGTCACCTGTGACGCGCTGATGGACCTCAGCAACCGCAAGGCCGTGGAACTGGTGGTTGACGGCGGCTCCAGCGTGATCGTGCAGGCGGGGCAGCCCCCGATCGTCAACGGCGTCAAGGAAGAGCGCATGCGCGTCGGCTGCGGCTCGGCCACGATCGGGATGTTCGCCAAGCAATGGCAGGGCAAGGTCGACGAGGTCGTCGTGGTCGATGATCACATCACCGGCGTGCTGTCAGAGCACCAGGCCGGCAAGCTGCTCGACATTCCCGCGACAGGCATCAAGATGAAGGGACGACGCTCGACGCCGGGCCGCTACTTCCAGGTGGCGCAGCCCGGAACCGGCTGGGGCGGCACCGACATCTCCGATCCGCTGTCGATCCTCGGGCCATTCGATCCCAAGACGGCGAAGCCGGGAACGACGCTGCTGATGGTGTCCACGACGGGCGAGCATGCCGGATACTACGTGCTCGACGAGACGCTCAGGCCGGTGCAGCGCGAGATGCCGCCGGAGCTGCAGTTCTCGGTCGAGCGCATCCAGGAGAACTGCGAGCCGGCGCTGTGCACCGTGCTGTTCATGGCCGGTGCCGGCGGCTCGCTGCGCGCCGGCGTCACCGACAATCCGGTGCGGCTGACGCGTTCGGTCAAGGATACGCTGACGCGGGTGACGAGCGGCGGTGCGCCGGTCTATGTCTGGCCGGGCGGCGGCATCACCTATATGGTCGACGTGACCCAGATGCCGGCCGGCGCCTTCGGCTATGTGCCGACGCCGGCGATCGTCGCGCCGATCGAGTTCACGCTGAGGCTATCGGATTATGCGGCGCTCGGCGGGCACATGGATTACGTCCAGCCGCTCGCTTCGCTCAAGGATGTCAGCAAGGACATTCGCCAACTGCCGTGGCCGAGGCCGGGTGCATGA
- a CDS encoding aldose 1-epimerase family protein codes for MSDDLHMIGAGGITASVKADGAELCSLKTAGGLELLWQAGAVWPRHAPWLFPIVGRLKNDQLHHRGRTYPMTQHGFARDLRFTWLERGAESCVLQLTDDETTQAHYPFAFRLTVSYRITADALDVAVEIANPGAEVLPASFGCHPAFNWPLLPGQPKESYRLIFAEPEPAPIRRLTGGLLRERPEPSPIEGRVLPLSERLFDDDAVILDQPASRSVRLVGTTGPALELTWDHFRQLGIWSKPGGVPFLCIEPWRGFASPLDFDGEFAAKPGVMHIAPDSAETLRCRIRVDGLV; via the coding sequence ATGAGCGACGACCTCCACATGATCGGAGCGGGCGGCATCACCGCCTCGGTCAAGGCTGATGGCGCCGAGCTGTGCTCGTTGAAGACGGCCGGGGGCCTGGAGTTGCTCTGGCAGGCCGGAGCCGTCTGGCCGCGCCATGCGCCATGGTTGTTTCCGATCGTCGGCCGACTCAAGAATGACCAGCTCCACCACCGCGGCCGGACCTATCCGATGACCCAGCACGGCTTCGCCCGCGACCTGCGATTCACCTGGCTGGAGCGCGGGGCCGAGTCGTGCGTGTTGCAGCTGACCGACGACGAGACGACGCAGGCGCACTATCCGTTCGCCTTCCGTCTCACGGTGAGCTACCGGATCACCGCTGATGCGCTGGACGTGGCGGTCGAGATTGCCAACCCCGGCGCGGAGGTTCTGCCAGCCTCGTTCGGATGCCATCCCGCCTTCAACTGGCCGCTGCTCCCCGGCCAGCCGAAGGAGAGCTATCGGCTGATCTTTGCAGAGCCGGAGCCGGCGCCGATCCGCCGTCTGACAGGAGGTTTGCTGCGCGAGCGGCCGGAGCCCTCACCGATCGAGGGGCGCGTTCTCCCGTTGAGCGAACGTCTGTTCGACGACGATGCCGTGATCCTCGATCAGCCGGCCAGCCGTTCGGTTCGCCTCGTCGGAACCACAGGACCGGCGCTTGAGTTAACTTGGGATCATTTTCGTCAGCTTGGAATCTGGTCGAAGCCCGGCGGCGTGCCGTTCCTGTGCATCGAGCCGTGGCGCGGTTTCGCCAGTCCGCTCGATTTCGACGGCGAGTTTGCCGCCAAGCCCGGCGTCATGCACATCGCCCCGGACTCTGCAGAGACGCTGCGATGCCGCATCCGGGTCGACGGATTGGTATGA
- a CDS encoding MarR family winged helix-turn-helix transcriptional regulator: MAKSATLKRSARTATKTAPKPQPKAAAKATAKAAKSNYVLDDQIGFILRQVWQRHTMIFARDIGSNLTPTQWAALSKLVETGPCSQNQLGRFTAMDVATIKGVIDRLTARGLTETSPDPQDGRRLLVSLTRAGQQLAEKTAPLALAISKETLAPLDAKERETLLGLLNRLR; the protein is encoded by the coding sequence ATGGCCAAGAGCGCCACGCTGAAGCGATCGGCAAGGACCGCAACGAAGACCGCGCCGAAGCCGCAGCCAAAGGCCGCTGCGAAGGCCACGGCCAAAGCGGCGAAATCAAATTACGTGCTCGACGATCAGATCGGCTTCATCCTGCGTCAAGTCTGGCAGCGCCACACGATGATCTTCGCGCGCGACATCGGCAGCAACCTGACGCCAACGCAATGGGCGGCACTGTCGAAGCTGGTCGAGACCGGGCCGTGCTCGCAAAACCAGCTCGGACGGTTCACGGCGATGGACGTCGCGACGATCAAAGGTGTGATCGACCGGCTGACCGCGCGCGGTCTCACCGAAACCAGCCCGGACCCGCAGGATGGTCGCAGGCTGCTCGTCAGCCTGACCCGCGCCGGCCAGCAGCTCGCGGAGAAGACCGCACCGCTCGCGCTCGCCATCTCCAAGGAAACACTGGCGCCGCTCGATGCGAAGGAACGCGAGACGCTGCTGGGGTTGTTGAACCGGCTGCGGTAG
- a CDS encoding ABC transporter ATP-binding protein, with amino-acid sequence MSLGVSMLSVEGLSKSYGGIHAVRNVSFTLRAGEILALIGPNGAGKSTCFDMLNGQNVPDSGRITVMGQETTGRKPREVWRLGVGRTFQITATYPTMTVRENIQVALVSHHRRLFDFWSPMVGIERDEADRLLDLVGMAGYAERPCGELAYGDLKRLELAIALANQPKLLLMDEPTAGMAPRERVELMRLTAGIAREQSIGVLFTEHDMDVVFEHADRILVLNRGSLIAEGSPAEVRANREVQAIYLGEGLLYDADHREGAPA; translated from the coding sequence ATGAGTCTCGGCGTGTCGATGCTCTCGGTCGAAGGCCTGTCTAAATCCTATGGCGGCATTCACGCCGTCCGCAACGTGTCGTTCACGCTGCGGGCCGGCGAGATCCTGGCGCTGATCGGCCCGAACGGCGCGGGGAAAAGCACCTGCTTCGACATGCTCAACGGCCAGAACGTGCCGGACAGCGGCCGCATCACGGTGATGGGGCAGGAGACCACCGGGCGCAAGCCGCGCGAGGTCTGGCGGCTCGGGGTCGGCCGCACCTTCCAGATTACCGCGACCTATCCGACCATGACCGTGCGTGAGAACATCCAGGTCGCGCTGGTCTCGCATCATCGCCGCCTGTTCGATTTCTGGAGCCCGATGGTTGGCATCGAGCGCGACGAAGCCGATCGCCTGCTCGATCTCGTCGGCATGGCCGGCTATGCCGAGCGTCCCTGCGGCGAGCTCGCGTATGGCGACCTCAAGCGGCTGGAGCTCGCGATCGCGCTCGCCAACCAGCCGAAGCTGCTGCTCATGGACGAGCCGACCGCCGGAATGGCGCCGCGCGAGCGCGTCGAGCTGATGCGGCTGACGGCTGGAATCGCGCGTGAGCAGTCGATCGGCGTCCTCTTTACGGAGCACGACATGGACGTGGTATTCGAGCATGCGGACCGCATTCTCGTCCTCAATCGCGGCAGCCTCATTGCCGAGGGATCGCCAGCCGAGGTGCGCGCCAACCGGGAGGTGCAGGCGATCTATCTCGGCGAAGGCCTGCTGTATGATGCCGATCATCGCGAGGGAGCTCCGGCATGA
- a CDS encoding ABC transporter permease, whose amino-acid sequence MAFYFVQFLTGLASAASLFLVASGLSIIFGVTRIVNFAHGAFYMLGAYVAFSLTERLSGPLGFWGGIVVAALAVAAVGVLVEIVLLRRIYHAPELFQLLATFGLTLMVEDLVVLIWGPDDLVGRRAPGLKGAVDFFGQNIPSYDLFLIVLGPVVLGALWLLFQRTRWGILVRAATQDRDMVAALGVNQKWLFTSVFAVGVFLAALGGALQIPRDAVHHAMDLRIIVEVFVVVVIGGLGSILGAFIAAVLVSELNAFGILIFPTISLILVFLVMAVVLVVRPWGLFGKKEAPARRTPGLTVIPWRPLSSVERLASLVALALAAMLPFIAGNYALTVGAEIAIFVIFAASLHFLMAVGGLASFGHAAYFGLGAYGVAFLAKMAGLPMIVCLLLGPLLGALGAAVFGAFAVQLSGVYFAMLTLAFAQIVWSIAFQWVAVTGGDNGILGLWPEKWAASPSHFYWLALGVSALVVSVLRLITFSPFGYALRGMRDSPLRSESIGINGKRIQWTAFIIAGTTAGIGGALFAYLKGSVFPDNMGISLSVDALVMVLLGGVETVPGAIFGAIVYKALNIWLVSQTDWSKLVLGIFIVLIVVVFPKGIVGVVETVMHRRRAVSPKGASLSAKMEGA is encoded by the coding sequence ATGGCCTTCTATTTCGTCCAGTTCCTGACCGGCCTTGCCAGTGCAGCCTCGCTGTTCCTGGTGGCGTCGGGACTGTCGATCATCTTCGGCGTCACCCGCATCGTGAATTTCGCCCATGGCGCGTTCTACATGCTCGGCGCCTATGTGGCCTTTTCGCTCACTGAGAGGCTGTCCGGTCCGCTCGGCTTCTGGGGCGGCATCGTCGTGGCAGCGCTCGCGGTCGCGGCCGTCGGCGTGCTCGTCGAGATCGTGCTGCTGCGCCGGATCTATCACGCGCCGGAATTGTTCCAGCTGCTCGCGACCTTCGGCCTGACCTTGATGGTCGAGGATCTCGTCGTGCTGATCTGGGGACCGGACGACCTGGTCGGCCGCCGCGCGCCGGGATTGAAAGGTGCGGTCGATTTCTTCGGCCAGAACATCCCGAGCTACGACCTGTTCCTGATCGTGCTCGGCCCCGTCGTGCTCGGCGCATTGTGGCTGCTGTTCCAGCGCACGCGCTGGGGCATCCTGGTGCGCGCGGCGACGCAGGACCGCGACATGGTCGCGGCGCTCGGGGTCAACCAGAAGTGGCTGTTCACCTCGGTGTTTGCCGTCGGCGTCTTCCTGGCGGCGCTCGGCGGCGCCCTGCAGATCCCGCGCGACGCGGTCCATCACGCGATGGATCTGCGCATCATCGTCGAGGTGTTCGTGGTCGTCGTGATCGGCGGCCTCGGCAGCATCCTCGGCGCCTTCATTGCCGCCGTGCTGGTGTCGGAGCTCAACGCTTTCGGCATTTTGATCTTCCCCACGATCTCGCTGATCCTGGTGTTCCTGGTGATGGCGGTCGTGCTGGTCGTCCGGCCCTGGGGCCTGTTCGGTAAGAAGGAAGCGCCCGCGCGCCGCACGCCGGGCCTCACCGTTATTCCGTGGCGTCCGCTGAGCTCGGTCGAGCGGCTGGCGTCCCTCGTCGCTCTGGCGCTGGCGGCGATGCTGCCCTTCATCGCCGGCAACTACGCGCTGACCGTGGGCGCCGAGATCGCGATCTTCGTGATCTTCGCGGCGTCGCTGCATTTCCTGATGGCGGTCGGCGGGCTCGCCTCGTTTGGTCACGCCGCCTATTTCGGCCTCGGCGCCTATGGCGTCGCCTTCCTCGCCAAGATGGCGGGACTGCCGATGATCGTCTGCCTTTTGCTGGGCCCGCTGCTCGGCGCGCTCGGCGCAGCCGTGTTTGGTGCTTTCGCGGTCCAGCTCTCCGGCGTCTACTTCGCGATGCTGACGCTGGCGTTCGCCCAGATCGTTTGGTCGATCGCGTTCCAATGGGTGGCCGTGACCGGCGGCGACAATGGCATTCTCGGTCTCTGGCCGGAAAAGTGGGCGGCCTCGCCGTCGCACTTCTATTGGCTCGCACTGGGCGTGTCGGCGCTCGTGGTCAGCGTGCTCCGGCTGATTACTTTCTCACCCTTTGGCTACGCGCTGCGCGGCATGCGCGACTCGCCGCTGCGCAGCGAGTCGATCGGCATCAACGGCAAGCGTATCCAGTGGACCGCTTTCATCATCGCCGGCACGACGGCCGGCATCGGCGGCGCGCTGTTCGCCTATCTCAAGGGCAGCGTCTTCCCTGACAACATGGGCATCTCGCTCTCGGTCGATGCGCTGGTCATGGTGTTGCTCGGCGGCGTCGAGACGGTGCCCGGCGCGATCTTCGGCGCCATCGTCTACAAGGCGCTCAACATCTGGCTGGTCAGCCAGACCGACTGGTCGAAGCTCGTGCTCGGCATCTTCATCGTGCTGATCGTGGTGGTGTTCCCGAAAGGCATCGTGGGCGTGGTCGAAACCGTCATGCATCGGCGCCGCGCAGTGTCCCCCAAGGGGGCTTCGCTGTCGGCCAAGATGGAGGGCGCATAA
- a CDS encoding UPF0280 family protein, whose protein sequence is MTRQPQIALLPDRRLHLQDGPIDLIIGVDAVDGDIRAAYRAAAERFTGLLDELCAELSDLRRGADHDRCPLKGVVARRMHAAVSPFAREMFITPMAAVAGSVAEEILGAMCGVAKLTRAYVNNGGDIALHLRDAATFSVGLMDRPDGAGVMRRMTLRAADAIGGVATSGRHGRSFSLGIADAVTVLARSAAQADAAATVIGNAVDLPGHPAVLRRPACELQPETDLGDRLVTCEVGELRDVEVAEALAAGEHRGQSLLSAGLIEGAVLQLRGNIRVVGPRAIEIVRRPQLRAAAA, encoded by the coding sequence ATGACCCGGCAGCCACAGATCGCCTTGTTGCCCGACCGGCGGCTGCATCTGCAGGACGGCCCGATCGATCTGATCATCGGCGTCGACGCGGTCGATGGTGATATCCGCGCGGCCTATCGTGCGGCGGCCGAGCGTTTCACGGGTCTCTTGGACGAGCTGTGTGCCGAACTGTCCGATCTGCGCAGGGGCGCCGATCACGATCGATGCCCATTGAAAGGTGTCGTCGCGCGGCGGATGCATGCGGCAGTGTCGCCGTTCGCCCGCGAAATGTTCATCACGCCGATGGCCGCGGTTGCCGGGAGCGTGGCCGAGGAGATCCTCGGCGCCATGTGCGGCGTGGCGAAGCTGACGCGGGCCTATGTCAACAATGGCGGTGACATCGCACTCCATCTGCGGGATGCCGCCACCTTCAGCGTCGGGCTGATGGACCGTCCCGACGGCGCCGGTGTGATGCGCAGGATGACGCTTCGTGCTGCCGATGCGATCGGCGGCGTCGCCACGTCGGGCCGCCACGGCCGCAGTTTCTCGCTGGGCATTGCCGACGCGGTGACGGTACTCGCGCGCAGCGCGGCGCAGGCGGATGCGGCGGCGACGGTGATCGGCAACGCGGTCGATCTTCCGGGTCATCCGGCCGTGCTTCGCCGACCTGCCTGCGAGTTGCAACCGGAGACCGATCTCGGTGATCGCCTCGTCACATGCGAGGTCGGAGAGCTCCGTGATGTCGAGGTTGCCGAAGCGCTGGCCGCGGGCGAGCATCGTGGGCAGTCGCTGCTGTCGGCCGGTCTGATCGAAGGCGCCGTTCTGCAGCTCCGCGGCAACATTCGCGTTGTCGGTCCGCGCGCGATCGAGATCGTTCGTCGGCCGCAGTTGCGAGCGGCGGCGGCGTGA
- a CDS encoding ABC transporter ATP-binding protein → MKLSVASLNSHYGPAHILFDIGLEVGEGEVVALLGRNGAGKSTTFRSIVGLVELREGQIMFEGKDISSAPTHEIVRAGLGYVPEERRIFTELTVEENLEVGRQKPRPNAPQWTREKLYQLFPNLGEMKNRPGGRMSGGEQQMLTIARTLMGNPSLVLLDEPSEGLSPKIVEQMVDAILTMKKEGVSLVVSEQNLHFAKLISDRAYIIERGRICFSGTMAELDARPDIRDAHLSI, encoded by the coding sequence ATGAAGCTGTCCGTCGCCAGTCTCAACAGCCACTATGGTCCGGCGCATATCCTGTTCGACATCGGCCTCGAGGTCGGCGAGGGCGAGGTGGTGGCACTGCTCGGGCGCAACGGCGCTGGCAAATCGACGACGTTCCGCTCGATCGTCGGCCTGGTCGAGCTGCGCGAGGGCCAGATCATGTTCGAGGGCAAGGACATCTCGTCCGCGCCGACCCATGAGATCGTCCGCGCCGGCCTCGGCTATGTTCCGGAAGAGCGCCGCATCTTCACCGAGCTGACGGTGGAGGAAAACCTCGAGGTCGGTCGGCAGAAGCCGCGGCCCAATGCGCCGCAATGGACGCGCGAGAAACTCTATCAGTTGTTTCCCAATCTCGGCGAGATGAAGAACCGCCCGGGTGGCCGCATGAGCGGCGGCGAGCAGCAGATGCTCACCATCGCCCGTACCCTGATGGGCAATCCGTCGCTGGTGCTGCTCGACGAGCCATCGGAGGGTTTGTCGCCGAAGATCGTCGAGCAGATGGTCGATGCGATCCTGACCATGAAGAAGGAAGGCGTCTCGCTGGTCGTCTCCGAGCAGAACCTGCATTTCGCCAAGCTGATCTCGGACCGCGCCTATATCATCGAGCGCGGCCGCATCTGCTTCTCCGGCACCATGGCCGAGCTCGACGCGCGGCCCGACATCCGCGACGCGCATCTGTCGATCTGA
- a CDS encoding ABC transporter substrate-binding protein has product MRRRTMLAAGLGLAVAGLTGAARAEDVIKIGEINSYSLLPAFTEPYRKGWQLAVEEVNAAGGINGKKLVVVSKDDSGKPADAQTAANELVSSENVAMLAGTFLSNIGLAVSDFANQKKVFFLAAEPLTDAITWAKGNKYTFRLRPSNYMQAAMLVEEAAKLPAKRWATIAPNYEYGQSAVAVFKKLLSEKRPDIQWVDEQWPPQGKIDAGPVVQAVAAANPEAILNVTFGADLVKLVREGNTRGLFKDRKVVSFLTGEPEYLDPLKEETPEGWIVTGYPWYSIKTPEHDAFLKAYQAKYNDYPRLGSIVGYQTIKSAAAILAKAGSTDTDKLIAAAEGLSVPSPFGEITFRKIDHQSTLGAYVGKTALKDGKGIMVDAVYRKGSDYLPGDAEVGKLRPKD; this is encoded by the coding sequence ATGCGACGGAGAACGATGCTTGCGGCAGGCCTGGGCCTTGCCGTCGCGGGATTGACGGGCGCGGCGCGCGCCGAGGACGTCATCAAGATCGGCGAGATCAACAGCTATTCGCTGCTGCCGGCCTTCACCGAGCCCTATCGCAAGGGCTGGCAGCTCGCGGTCGAGGAGGTCAATGCGGCCGGCGGCATCAACGGCAAGAAGCTCGTCGTCGTCTCCAAGGACGACAGCGGCAAGCCGGCTGACGCGCAGACCGCGGCCAACGAGCTGGTGTCGAGCGAGAACGTCGCGATGCTCGCCGGTACGTTCCTGTCGAACATCGGCCTCGCCGTCAGCGACTTCGCCAACCAGAAGAAGGTGTTCTTCCTGGCGGCCGAGCCGCTGACCGACGCCATCACCTGGGCGAAGGGCAACAAATACACCTTCCGCCTGCGTCCGTCGAACTACATGCAGGCGGCGATGCTGGTCGAGGAGGCCGCCAAGCTTCCCGCCAAGCGCTGGGCCACCATTGCGCCGAACTATGAATATGGCCAGTCGGCCGTCGCCGTGTTCAAGAAGCTCTTGTCTGAGAAACGGCCCGACATCCAGTGGGTGGACGAGCAGTGGCCGCCGCAGGGCAAGATCGACGCCGGTCCGGTGGTGCAGGCCGTCGCCGCCGCCAATCCGGAGGCGATCCTCAACGTCACCTTCGGCGCCGATCTCGTGAAGCTGGTCCGCGAAGGCAACACCCGCGGCCTGTTCAAGGACCGCAAGGTCGTCAGCTTCCTGACCGGCGAGCCGGAATATCTCGATCCGCTCAAGGAGGAGACGCCCGAGGGCTGGATCGTCACCGGCTATCCCTGGTATTCGATCAAGACGCCCGAGCACGACGCGTTCCTGAAGGCGTATCAGGCCAAATATAACGACTATCCGCGGCTTGGTTCGATCGTCGGCTACCAGACCATCAAGTCGGCAGCCGCCATCCTCGCCAAGGCCGGCTCGACCGATACCGACAAGCTGATCGCCGCGGCCGAGGGACTGTCGGTGCCGTCGCCCTTCGGTGAAATCACGTTCCGCAAGATCGATCACCAGTCGACGCTCGGCGCTTACGTCGGCAAGACTGCGCTGAAGGACGGCAAGGGCATCATGGTCGACGCCGTCTATCGCAAGGGCTCGGACTACCTGCCTGGTGACGCGGAGGTCGGCAAGCTCCGGCCGAAGGACTGA